The stretch of DNA GTAGGACATCTaatatctttttgtggaatggatgcggagagcacacattTGACCTCCGTCTGCAGTCCGttttgaatgggtccatgtgcaatctgctaaaaaaaacggGTCGGACACAGATAAAAAATACAGTCGGGTGCCTGAGGCCTAAGGTGCCATGACGGTATTGCTCCTCATCCCCTCTACATTTTtagcagatcggatgcggacccattcatttcactagggcctcaaaaaatgcggacagcacaccacatCCGTACGACCGTTCCGCAGAatggcaaaaaaagatagaacatgtcctattcttgtccgttttgcggacaagaataggcattgttacaaggggtatgcgccaaaaaattggatgcaacacggacgtcatccgtattttttggggatcacaaaatgcatacagtgatgtGAATGGCAAGACAATAATTCTGTATAATGTGTAGTGATAGCAGTTTATTTGTACTTATACCTTTATATCGTGGTTAGCAGCCCTTTTAGTCTTGACTTTtacctttttaaaatatttttgcactttttttttttagctgccaAGCATGTGGCATTTACTGCTAGGCAAGAATTCTATCAGGAATGTAGAATAATCATGTGGCTTGGACCCATGATAGCGTTATCTGGCAACAACAGGGCCGGGGAATGAAGTGTAATTTGTATGTCAGCTCCTATAGATGAAATGTAGACACAGCGGACCTCGGTGAGTGATGGGGAGAAGTCTGCGTGCCAGGTCCCCGATACATGAAGAACATTTAAATTCTGAGCCATTTACTTGTCCTTCATCAACATGATTTATTATGGATCCTCGTTTGGTTAAAGTTACAACTACTTGGCAACCGCTCACTTTCTTCACTTAGTAGTCAAACTATAGATAGCTTGTTGCATCCATTACAATGAGACAACTTCACACTGTGTTAATGAGAATATAATACTTTTCTACAGTATCAAAGTGCTTTGCAGTTAATCGTGGAGAACGTCCAGCCGTAAGATGTCCGTCCTTCCTTCCTTCCGTCTTTGCCAATAAAACTTTGCAAAGAAATGTCTGGTTGGCAGGTCCGTTCTCGAATATGTAGATGGGTCTACACAGGCCTAGACTATGTTGAGCACAACTTGTTGGCACCTCTTAGGCTACAGCCCTCGTTCTACTTCTCGGTCCCCCTTTCCACCATATATAATATAAGCTTCAAGCACGTTTCAAACATGCCAGTATATAACCAGTTTTCATAATTAGGATTAAACAAATTAAGATAATCCGGACATGAATTAGGATATGTGCTGTGTGGTCATGCCAAGGCTCAAAGCTAAAACAATTCCACCCTTGATCCACTCATTTAGGACATACTGGTGGAGGACCGCCTAATCGTAATACCATCTGGAGCTTATGTCTTAAGTCATCACCTGCTGGACTACCGTGCGCTCATGCGGGCACCCCTGACTCCCACAGTGCAGTTTTTTAAGCAACCTCTGTAACTTGTTGTGAAagtttttgttaatatgtctGTGTAATAGAGGTATGACGACGCTGCTTGAAAAGGCCAAGAAGCTGGCGAGTCCTTCAATGAAGTGAAATGTCCTCATGAAACGATGGTCAGTGGACTTCACGCGAACGTCTGTAAAAGTGTTCACCATGAGGGTGGCGTAATATGGCGTCCATAAAATAAACTGTGTGCAGACAGTGACAATTAACAGGCGGTGGACTGAAGGGTCCAGTCTACCCGAGTCCTGGTCCAGGGGAGTTGTTTCTTTCCGCATCTGCAAGATGAGCACCAAAGCGTAAAGTACTGCAAGAACTGGCACCACATACCCAATGAGCACCATGATGGCATCGGCTGCCTCTCGATTCTGCATTTTTGAACACTCAATGATTTTGGTAGAGACATGATTGCAGATGTAGAAGAGGAGCGAAGAGAAGCTAGTCAGCACCGCTCCACCCCAAATGAACCCACACACGTGCTTCGTGTTGTAGACACTTGACATATATGTCCTTGGCAGGGCACACTCTATGTAGTAATCCAAGCTGAGCAAAGTCGTCGAGTACATGATCACCAAAGACGACACGTTAAAAAGAATCAGTAAAGTGATGTAAACCTCGTTCCCGAAGCTCCACAGTGACCACTTGGTGTACTCAGGCCCTAGAAGGTAGACCGGAGCCACGGCATTGATGATCAGTCCAGCGATGGCCATGTTGACGAAATAGACATCTGGCATGGTCATAGTCGCCTTGTTATATAAGTTAACGAGCACAAGCTGCACATTGTAGCagagactggttgggaaacagACGATGAGGTAGaagatggagaagatgaagagaaCAAGGTGGAAATCATGGCACAAACGCTGGTCTTGGTTGTTGTCGGTGTAATTAAAATCTTCACAACTCCACATAGTGATACAGGTCAGTGGCTTCTTAGCTGGTCACCAGCTGAGCTGCGAGGGAGAAGAAAACAATGACGACAGGTTAACAATACTCTTTCAGTAAGCCGGAGGAACAATTCGCGCATACTCAAATCTCATCCTGTGTGATATGCAAACAAGGTTCTCGCCAGCAACTCGCCTCACCCCATTACGGACCTTTTCCTGTTGTTCACATAAAATGGCAGCTTTAATTGTGCAAATTCGTCTGCTGGCGAAGATGATTCACCGTTATTGGTCATTAATTCTAATTACAGGGGAAAACAGCTAGATAATCGCTCTAAAGAGTAGTACGCACTGGGCTCTTCTCAGCCTATTCATTTTAAAGGGAAATCATCACTTAGGGGTTTTAGTCGCAGCACTGAAAATAACAGCGCCTTGATCTCGTATATTTGGAGCTTCTATTGATAACACGATCGCTGCGATCTGCTAGAAAACTGCCATAGATGCAAGTGGTTCACAATTTCtcggcagcgccaccacaggaagaAATGAAGCATTGCATAgtttcccattgaaatcaataggctGTTTGCTTATTGCATGGATGTGgtgggtcctccagagcaagaggcGCTGTTCATACTGGTTGATAGAATTAAAaaggagtccccccccccccccttattaacTTTCcctccaccttaaaggggttgtctcgcttcactaaatagcatttattatgtaaagaAAGTTGATTCAAGGggcttattaatgtattgtaaaTGTCCATATTGCCGCCTCTGCTGGCtagataaatttttccatcacattatacattgcttgtttctgtggttacgaccaccctgcaatccagcagaggtggtcgtgcttggacactataggaaaaagcactggcctacgTGAGCgctcatggtcccggccaccagagatgcCGGAGCTTTTTCTAAAATTGTCCAAGCACGACcacctctgtgtgctgtccgcatccgttgctccgcaaaaaaataaaatggaacatgtcctattcttgtcctttttgccgACGAGAATATGCATTTCTATAATTGACGGAccattctgcaaattgtggaacgcacatggccggtatctgtgttttgcagatccgcaaaacaggctcggatcgtgtgcatgagctgatGTTCTACAAGAAAAGTAAGGTTGAGAATCTCAGTCATTTGGAGGTGAGACAAACGTTTGGGTGATGCATGGTTTTCAGTAGCCGAGACAAACGTTTTTTAATTCTTGCATTAGGGAACtatggtggtcatttattatactgaaatgcgCCTAAATTAGAAGGATTTCGGGCACAGATGACGGCGCAACTATCTGCGACTTTGGCGCttccatgccaggtctaaaattgtgggtggtGAAGGGGCCAGCAggtccgtctcattcatcattttctacactcgcgttttgggcggatcagtcatggatctgcaaaaacggatccgttacaataatacaaccgcatgcatccatcatgaacggatccgtttgtattatctgtaacatggccaatacggatccgtcatgaactccattaaaagtcaacgggagacggatccgttttctattgtgccacttcccatagaagtgaaaggaggagtctgggagttgtagtttcagaacagctggagtggcggaggttgctgatccctgcgctAGACGTTCAAGAACCACGTGTTGTCCAAGACGGAGCAATTAGGCAAGAACCTAAACTAATAAAACCCTTGTAGTAAAACACGTGAAGTTCATCTATGTTGTTTAACTCTTTGTATTTCCAACTTGTGAGGCAAATTAGACAGAACTATACCCACGTGAGGTTTAATTATGCATCAGCAGTGCTCAATAATTCATGCGTACTTGGAAACCTGTGCCATGCGATCCCTCGGAAGAACAGGGACTCGACTCAACGCAGCTGAATCAACGCTGACCCACATAGCACTCCTGTCCTCGGCTCTTCAGCCGGGACATTTCTATGGTGCCAAAGCTAATGATGCAAGTTATGAAGAGGAAAGAACATGAAGTCATGAGTAAAAGCAGCGCTAAAAATGTTCTGTAACCTCATTGACCTTACGTGGACGCACATAGGAATTTATTAAGACGGGCAGCCAAGTTACTTTGTGATATATCCAGAACATACGTATGTAAAAGAatatctgttaaaggggttgtcccacaaaaaatatggtttATAGGGTTttctgggttaaaggggttatccgaaacTATAAACTGCCCCCTCCCCAtgtcccgggcccctcacacggaatatacttaccccgctccctgtgccgctcctggtccccgcactgccgctgcttctccctgtgcaccgatgaaaacatccggtgtcagggggagcagccaatggcagacagggacgagcctcccttgcATTGCGGGTGACGCCATTGTGTACAGAACAAATAGGGTGGGAATTGAAGCCCCTTTGGCTGTATGGTATCTCCTCTCCTGCCATTAATCACTCGTGCATGCTCAGCCAATCCAAGCATGGGTGTGgggaaggcctcttgcacacaaacgttttttttttcccgtttccgttcagttttttgcgttccgtattcggaaccattcattccaatggatccgcaaaaaaaaaaggaaggtactccgtatgccttccgtttccccatttccgtttttccgttcaaagatagaacatgtcctattgtccgcataacggacaagaatagtactgttctatcaggggccagctgttccatcccgcaaaaaaactgaatgcacacggacgtcatccgtaatttcagcggatcgcaaaatactgaaaaagccatacggtcgtgtgcaagaggccgaaGTCTGGGAGGAATAGCTATCGGCCGAGCCAGCATTGGGCCATCAGCTATTGACGGTATATTGGCATCACCATAAGGCTACTTTCTACTTCGGTGTTTGCCCTCCACATTCTTCCATCTAAGCCAGTATTCCTCCCATTTTATAAAACTATGGCCTTAGGGTATGAAAGTAATTCCAAATGCAGGTTTATAAAACATTATCCAGGGGCCTTGCTTTGATTCGTAGGGCGCCAGAGCAAAATAAGatggggcccctgccacctagtgtATGAAAATTAAAACTGCAGCAAAAGCAGCAATAATTAAAAGCACGTATAATAGCACCATATACCACATTATAGAAAAAGGTGCCATATTgttattcccctccccccccaataaaaagtacaatgttcttgcacctgATAGGGCCCCCAACCTCTGAGCCCCATAGCTACGCCAATGACATCATCCATTCGCCTATGACATCATAGTCCAACTTTTTATTTAAACTGAAATCAAGAAATAATGGTATCAGAATTTTAGGACTTAGACAAGCCCCCTGCATTACTGGGGGCTTGTCCAAGTCCTAAAATTCTGGgtccatttaaaaaataattctaGAAGTCAGCTATTTTTCTAGCACAGGATAATCTTCCTTACCGGTGACGACAGCGACAAGAATTCTGCCTGAACTGTTACATTACAACATAATTGGACGTCGTCCATATCCATTAGTAAACTACATTCATTAGGAGTTGTGTGAGATGAATAAAGTATGGCTGCTTTGTtacagaaacagcgccacccttgCCCATAGCCTgcctttggtattgcagcttggctCCTTTTTAATTAAAGAGACCTTCCGGGAttgtaatattgatgatctatccttagtgTTAGATTGTAGGGGTCCAACTTCTTGGCACTCCCTCCGATTCCGGACCGACACCGGGTTGTGGCTGTGACTATTACTACAGTCACTTGGATGACCGCATCACGACAGTTCAAACAGTTGATTAGTGGGAgtactgggagtcggacccccctcCGATCTGACTGATCTATATTACGgtctgtaaaacccctttaaatgacggGGTTCTATCCCCCTTAGCATCTAGCGCTTTCATTACATACGATATATACAATTACAGTCTCACTCACTCAATGCGTAATATGATATAATAATAGATGGAGGTCCTTCCTGGGGCGGCACGCCGCCTGGAGTCACCGAGGTGCTTCCAGATCATTGACAAATAAGAGACTTTGACATGCCGCACATTCCTGTAAGAACAGAGGATTTGCTTCAAGACGGGGTTATGAGCGATCTCCTACCTTGTCGAGGGCTCCTCATGCTAGAAGGCTCTGCTGAGAAATTAGGTTTCACATAGGAAGGAAATGGACTACGTTTCCTGAGTGCTCAGCGTCCCCCTCTCAGTTTCCGAGCAGCGCGGAGCCGATCGTTGCATGCTGCTGGTAAGACATCTACACGCGAGCTGCACTTGTTTTCCAGCCCATATGCTGCTCGCAAAGTTTCAGCCTCACTTGGCAGGAAGCATTAACCACTCCCTATCGACTGCTTGCAAGAATAGGGAGTGACTCGCAGAGTGATACGCGGTGATGAGATTAGAGCCCGAGACAGACACGCAGGTGCCTGATGCGCTCTCCTCACTGCTCTCTCCCATTTCCCGAGGAAATGTATAGCGGATACGCCACACAGACATATAAAGCAGCCGTCTATCCATCATGGACGTAAAAGGACGAAAGAGGATTTGTTTAAATCGCCACCCGTAATAAACTATAAACAGGTTTAGGCTACGTACAcaggacagtaaaaaaaaagctgttaaaaACGGATACACTGTCCATTTTTAAAGGAcgtttttttcacagttttttttctgagaAACGGACGTTGACGTTTACAAGCAGTCGTGTGGGGGGCAgtcggtcagtgaaaaacagacaagataaaacatgttctattttttgacgtcCATTATTACTGGCCGTCAAAAAAACTgccatgtgaataaccccatagacttacGTTGGTCTTAAAACAGACTTGTGGTGGCCGTTAAAAAAGAAAGTCCATCACGTCCGTTTTTCACACAGGAGTGAAAAATGGATACAcaatcagtttttcatggccattttgtatCCGTGtgtgcattcttttttttttggaccattTTGCGTCAGTTcgtagacccattgacttgaatggggtccacgatccgcatctgactgtccgcaccgcaaaaaagtattgCACGCACCAGTTTTTTGAGGCGCAGAGGCACGaacagaaaacccatggaaggactccgtagtgcttccgatctgtgcctctgttccgcaccgcatctcccggattgcggacccattcaggtgGGTTTAAAGGCCACAATACGGCCAGGGCcaggcaacagccgtgtgcatgagccctaacattgtgtttcatgccggatccgtcttgctccataccccttgcagcgtttttctgtccggtatgggaacaccacaaaacggaacggaatgcattctggtgcaccccattcatttcagttttgtccccattggcaatgaatggggacaaaactgaaccgttTTCCTCCAGtactgagatcctatgacgggtctcaataccagaaaggaaaaacgcagatgtaaaagtagccttacgctGCCGATGATGGGGAGAGCATTGgcccatgtgaaaaaattagaaaACGTTCATATATCAGGTGATCGCATCTTTTATGCGGCATGAAAAAGACTTACTTGTCCGCAGCACATTGCCCTGTGCGGGCATGAAAAAATCTGAACTAAATAAGCAACAGGAGACTACTGCGCCCGCCAGGGCTTCAAATCTAGGGAAGGGGGGGCTACTAGGAATGGCTGATGTGCCCTATTTCACACCCCTATGAATATAAACTTTCTGTACAGACTTTGACCCACATTTGCCAAACACTGCACTTCAGAAAATTTTGATGCACACTCCGCTTGGAAAAAATTGAACATTTCTGAAGGTTTTGCTGCCATTTCCAAAAAGTGGTTGGGTTGTAAATAGGGAAGGGCAAGGTGGCCCACATAAACTCTacctatgccagctcccttgttGGTGCAGAGTTTAGTTCTGGTGCACACACCTACCTATGCACATAAATATTAAGAGCCATGGTGCACCTGATGCCAGCTGGACAGAGATTTATACGCCCTCTCTATCTGTTGTTGGGAGGAATAGCTAAGACAAATGAGTGTTCGACCTAGAGCTATCTAAAGCGTGCCTTCAGCTTTACATCAGATGGAAAGATTTCTTAAGAAAATATTAGTATGAGGCAAAATTCGGGATAACTGTGCTATGCTTATTGAGAACGTGAGATGTCACACATGATGTAGCACTTGTGAGAACCTGAGTCACAGTCAACAGAAAACTTATCTTTGATGTAGAAGGTTTTAGACCAAGCACTTCTCATTAAAAGTTTCTCGTGTGAATTCTGGCCAGTTGTCCTCCTCCACAAGgaaggagaatctgcagaacttcaCCAACCCCCAACAAGACCAAACCCTGCTCCACTGATGGGAAACGATGCTGGTCTAGTGCATATGTGCACTGTGAACACATGGCCGTTCTCTGCGTAGGGGGTACTTCATTATTGATTAAAATAGGGAGTACCTGAAATTGTTCTTTATGAAATAAGAAGGATTGCGTTCACCAGTGGTTCTAAGGATGTTTGATGTCTCACCGCGCATCATTATTAAAGTCTGTGAGATGCCCATCTGTGTTTGCCATCACTTCGGCTCCTCACCTCTTGTCTGCCAGCTAAACGCACAGAAAtcctagtgataaaaaaaagaaagtttatcTACTGCTTTTGtgagttttatggtaaaacaaggTCTATTGCCGGCCTTCCCATGGCAAGTTTAGATTCTTAAAACCTATAGAGGTAATTTTCCAAATATTAGCCAAAACCTTTAGCCATTTTATTTTCTAAATATTAGCCAAAACCAATGGGTTTAGAAGAACCTAATGGGGTCTATACACCTTAAGTAAAGATGATAAAAAGGAAAATTTGGACAAAAATTTCCAAAGCTCAAGAAAGTCTTGATGGCTCAAACTagacattaaaagggttttcacgCAGGTAAAGATGGGCCAGAAAAGGTTAAAATAGAAGCATTAGTCACCTCATCAATTCCCCACCACTGCCATTCCAATGCTTCTCCGGACCCTACTGCTTTCCACTTCCTGGAACAGACAGAAAATGCCTCTAAATGCTACACAGCCAATCGCTGACTGAGGCGGGTCACCATTGTGGCCGGTGATTGGCAGAGCAGATATCCAGCCGTTTTCTGTGTGGAACCAGGAAGTAGAGAGAAGCAGAGACAAAGGCAGCATCTGAATGGGGTTATATCTATTCTAACCTTTTGtgacccagtttttttttttttataattcttcacctggaaaacctctttaaagtagTC from Bufo bufo chromosome 7, aBufBuf1.1, whole genome shotgun sequence encodes:
- the GPR146 gene encoding probable G-protein coupled receptor 146, translated to MWSCEDFNYTDNNQDQRLCHDFHLVLFIFSIFYLIVCFPTSLCYNVQLVLVNLYNKATMTMPDVYFVNMAIAGLIINAVAPVYLLGPEYTKWSLWSFGNEVYITLLILFNVSSLVIMYSTTLLSLDYYIECALPRTYMSSVYNTKHVCGFIWGGAVLTSFSSLLFYICNHVSTKIIECSKMQNREAADAIMVLIGYVVPVLAVLYALVLILQMRKETTPLDQDSGRLDPSVHRLLIVTVCTQFILWTPYYATLMVNTFTDVRVKSTDHRFMRTFHFIEGLASFLAFSSSVVIPLLHRHINKNFHNKLQRLLKKLHCGSQGCPHERTVVQQVMT